Proteins found in one Magnolia sinica isolate HGM2019 chromosome 5, MsV1, whole genome shotgun sequence genomic segment:
- the LOC131246220 gene encoding trans-Golgi network-localized SYP41-interacting protein 1 isoform X1 → MSANYASDGVDVNGSGESGGKELAVSPDLGLSRSEEEVGVYVERSDAMGQEVGVIGNGDLVSLSNGEPLPAEEETNSFADAESSETIEAHQVYNVAVGEVDDGAGEVILDNHIGKPVVVEMPASVDQAIHENGILVNVNKSMQDHSHDENVYEDASKDEMFVDAPDHMTAVDGRGSDVGEFKAMVETTQDDSEKEIDVQMVSGENQSHHQMDDLALLHAQLDKAIAEKELLVRDCSEYKEEREMFAREICNFHHQLQVLSDQYSLLGESHDGLVDRLRRAEKESSEVRTVAIDMPLHVMVSECSEFTSLLKCALDEKLQSEGMMRELDAVLFTKDQEIEELNAKVMELSVSCDVVLSYMDSLHNMWDESLKESAGTCMHLEDFTDRLLASLGSVVPQDDVSHDSVTERISLVEKSTKILIENYTQFLSEINHLGQCLAEVSSDFTVPQEKEFGSVFDVAREELLEQKRKELDHLEKLKRLEEDNQKLLEEIDKAKERLDEVNADAKKTKTELEQTESKLASAKEKLSMAVTKGKALVQQRDSLRQSLNEKNSELEKCLLELHQKSSALEAAEVNTEEMIKSQSLVNSLQESLLERNMVLQELEELMFQTNSPEEIQSLLIIDKVRWLVNQKSILEGIFLESRKVKDALSSIDLPESVSSAELESQINWLGKSFAQAKDDIIELKDQLASTLEAVALHESELSKARKEMDNFTGSLLEEKLEKDSLRASLEDLTCKYEGIVEKLSLVSSEKDGLMTKLLEFSGTAMDDQGFEEPSSNPDALIEKCIGNIREIIAVSSESALVEKENFQRLQSLLYVRDQELMLCKKMLEEEMFDRSEMASLSNELRRVSEEIVALKTERDSLQKDLERAEEKSSLIREKLSMAVKKGKGLVQEREGFKLSLEEKNTEIEKLKCELQQQESAVNEFKDQIKRLSSDLECIPKLESDTITMKEQKDQIEKLLLESNNRLQTLVHSIERTSFPTNIVFEDPVEKVKWLSEFIRESQVAKTRTDQELVKAKEEVDLQVSKLADACATIKLLKDGLSQSENIISVLGDQKKDAEVGKTHAEKELDKAKEEADLQASKLADAYATIKSLEDALSQAENNISILGDEKKDAEVGKTHAEKELEKAKEEAGLQARKLADARAMIKSLEDALSEAEKNISILGDARTDTEVGKRAVEQELEKVKEEAGMQYSKLADAYATIKSLEVALSESEKNISMLGDAREDAQVGKVSVEQELEKAKQEAESQASKLADACATIKSLKDALEQAENKVSVLSDEKEEAQSKSKQEITALSAKLAACMEELAASNVRIENQSSELVCHLNHLQILMKDKGLLSLLNESFKRKYEGMRNMNLLLQSIREQFATKGSSWPQFHPGTEKDPHATKYFPLPQFEDQNGTVVNNETSTADLVNSIPSYLPKIVEGFNAQYKLLGEKIEGFSSSLDEQIAYLLPVLQTTKDDIIHMLELMESLKLNVNDLEACNQAQENQISTLKNSTSILLSACVDATQELHNEVNNNALDPKSMPDPESLNYSLYSRSREADNDAMEEHCDRFGASKCVKAADDLLLALGRVRAQSKQLENAKSIWLTTVEDLQNKLKESTITAENAIKDRDLNLNKVSKLDGDLEALNNYCNEWKLKVEDCQAKEEKLREKESELSSLHSSLAKKEEAAEKGLWSADQVETLFDKVNKMEIISEESEADSPDRYFAGPVHKLFYIIDSYAELQHTMKSLTHDKGELQSTLAAQVREIEQLRKEAETLIINNQDLERKRWDLDELTMGLDKIIEKLGGNDSVEDTKSVGVKGLLPVLEKLVIALILECENSKSKSQELGTKLHEKQTALDALSARVKLLEDSLHDRPASSDTVQERSIFEASSLATGSEISEIEDVGPLGKNSIPPAPIAAHVRTLRKGSSDHLALNIDLETDRLINHHESEDKGHVFKSLNTSGLIPKQGKLIADKIDGIWVSGGRILMSRPGARIGLIGYLLLLHIWVLSAIL, encoded by the exons ATGTCGGCGAATTACGCATCTGATGGTGTTGATGTGAATGGAAGTGGAGAATCTGGTGGGAAGGAATTGGCAGTTTCTCCGGATCTAGGGCTTTCGAGGAGTGAGGAAGAGGTTGGTGTTTACGTGGAAAGATCGGATGCTATGGGTCAGGAAGTGGGTGTTATTGGGAATGGCGATTTGGTAAGTCTGTCGAATGGTGAACCTTTACCTGCTGAGGAAGAAACTAACAGCTTTGCTGATGCCGAGTCCTCAGAGACCATCGAGGCTCACCAAGTCTATAATGTCGCCGTGGGTGAAGTGGATGATGGAGCTGGAGAAGTCATTTTGGACAACCACATTGGAAAGCCTGTTGTAGTTGAGATGCCAGCTTCAGTTGATCAG GCGATCCATGAAAATGGCATTTTGGTAAATGTCAATAAGTCCATGCAAGACCATTCACATGATGAAAATGTGTATGAAGATGCCAGCAAAGATGAAATGTTTGTTGATGCGCCAGACCACATGACTGCAGTCGATGGGAGGGGTTCCGATGTTGGGGAATTCAAGGCTATGGTGGAAACCACCCAGGATGATTCGGAGAAGGAAATTGATGTTCAAATGGTCAGTGGAGAGAATCAATCCCACCATCAGATGGATGATCTGGCACTGTTGCATGCTCAGCTGGACAAGGCCATTGCTGAGAAAGAACTTTTGGTCCGTGATTGCAGCGAATACAAG gaagaaagagagatgttTGCAAGAGAAATTTGTAATTTTCATCACCAGCTTCAAGTGCTGTCTGATCAGTACTCTTTGCTAGGTGAGAGCCATGATGGGCTTGTTGATCGTCTTCGTCGTGCAGAAAAGGAAAGCAGTGAGGTGAGGACTGTGGCCATTGACATGCCATTACATGTGATGGTCAGTGAATGCTCGGAGTTCACATCACTTCTGAAATGTGCTTTAGATGAAAAATTACAATCTGAAGGCATGATGAGAGAACTTGACGCTGTTCTTTTTACAAAAGATCAAGAGATTGAAGAGCTTAATGCGAAGGTAATGGAGCTTTCAGTATCTTGCGATGTTGTTCTTTCTTATATGGATTCCCTTCACAATATGTGGGATGAGTCTTTGAAAGAGTCTGCTGGTACTTGCATGCATCTTGAGGATTTTACAGACAGATTGTTGGCTTCCCTTGGATCAGTAGTTCCACAAGATGATGTGTCACATGATTCGGTTACTGAGAGAATCTCTCTTGTTGAGAAGAGCACCAAAATTCTGATTGAAAACTATACACAATTCCTCTCTGAAATCAATCACCTTGGGCAGTGTCTGGCTGAGGTCAGTTCTGACTTTACAGTGCCACAAGAGAAGGAATTTGGATCTGTTTTTGATGTAGCCCGTGAAGAGTTACTTGAACAAAagaggaaggagttggatcatctTGAGAAGCTAAAGAGGCTTGAAGAAGACAATCAGAAATTGCTTGAAGAAATAGACAAGGCCAAAGAGAGGCTTGATGAAGTGAACGCTGATGCGAAGAAAACCAAGACGGAACTTGAGCAGACAGAGAGTAAGTTGGCATCTGCCAAAGAAAAGCTTAGCATGGCAGTAACAAAAGGTAAAGCATTGGTACAGCAGCGAGACTCATTGAGGCAGTCACTAAATGAGAAGAACAGTGAGCTTGAGAAATGTTTGCTTGAGCTACACCAGAAATCTAGTGCCCTAGAGGCTGCAGAAGTCAATACTGAGGAGATGATCAAAAGCCAAAGTTTGGTCAATTCTCTCCAGGAATCTCTCCTAGAAAGGAACATGGTTCTTCAGGAGTTAGAAGAACTCATGTTTCAGACCAATTCACCTGAAGAAATTCAGTCCTTGCTGATCATAGATAAAGTCAGATGGCTGGTTAATCAAAAAAGTATTTTGGAGGGCATTTTCCTGGAGAGCCGCAAGGTCAAGGATGCCTTATCTTCAATTGATCTACCAGAAAGTGTTTCCTCTGCCGAATTAGAATCCCAAATCAACTGGCTTGGGAAATCATTTGCCCAGGCTAAAGATGATATAATCGAGTTGAAAGATCAACTTGCTAGTACCCTGGAAGCTGTTGCATTACATGAATCAGAATTGTCCAAGGCACGcaaggaaatggacaacttcacaGGATCCCTTTTGGaagaaaaactggaaaaagattCTCTCCGGGCAAGTTTGGAAGATCTGACGTGCAAATATGAAGGAATTGTTGAAAAGTTATCTCTAGTTTCATCTGAGAAGGATGGGCTGATGACAAAGTTACTCGAATTTTCTGGAACTGCAATGGATGATCAGGGGTTTGAAGAGCCTTCATCTAATCCGGACGCGCTTATAGAGAAATGCATTGGAAATATAAGAGAAATAATCGCCGTCTCTTCTGAGTCTGCTCTTGTtgagaaagaaaattttcaaaggctACAAAGTTTATTATATGTAAGAGATCAAGAACTGATGCTATGCAAGAAGATGTTAGAAGAAGAGATGTTTGATAGATCAGAGATGGCAAGTTTATCCAATGAGTTAAGAAGAGTGTCAGAAGAAATTGTAGCTTTGAAAACTGAGAGAGATTCCCTGCAAAAGGATCTCGAGCGAGCTGAGGAAAAGTCTTCTCTAATTAGGGAAAAACTTTCTATGGCAGTGAAGAAGGGCAAGGGGCTTGTTCAAGAACGAGAGGGCTTCAAACTGTCTCTGGAAGAAAAAAATACAGAAATTGAGAAGTTAAAATGTGAGCTGCAGCAGCAAGAGTCTGCTGTCAATGAATTCAAAGACCAGATTAAGAGATTATCTAGTGATTTAGAGTGCATCCCAAAGCTGGAGTCCGATACTATCACTATGAAAGAACAAAAGGATCAAATCGAAAAGTTGTTGCTAGAGAGCAACAATAGGTTACAGACACTAGTCCATTCTATAGAGCGCACTTCTTTTCCAACCAATATAGTTTTTGAGGATCCTGTAGAAAAAGTGAAATGGTTGTCAGAGTTCATCCGTGAATCGCAAGTTGCTAAGACTCGTACAGATCAAGAGCTGGTGAAAGCAAAAGAAGAGGTTGATCTGCAAGTTAGTAAGCTAGCAGATGCCTGTGCCACCATCAAATTGCTAAAAGACGGACTGTCACAGTCAGAGAATATTATTTCTGTACTTGGTGATCAAAAGAAAGATGCAGAAGTAGGTAAGACTCATGCGGAGAAAGAATTAgataaagcaaaagaagaagctGATCTGCAGGCTAGTAAGTTAGCAGATGCCTATGCAACCATCAAATCACTAGAAGATGCACTGTCACAAGCAGAAAACAATATTTCTATACTCGGTGATGAAAAGAAAGATGCAGAAGTAGGTAAAACTCATGCAGAGAAAGAATTAgagaaagcaaaagaagaagCTGGTTTGCAGGCCAGGAAGTTGGCTGATGCTCGTGCAATGATTAAATCACTAGAAGATGCACTATCAGAGGCAGAAAAGAATATTTCTATACTTGGTGATGCAAGGACAGACACAGAAGTTGGCAAGAGGGCAGTGGAACAGGAATTAGAGAAAGTAAAAGAAGAAGCTGGCATGCAGTATAGCAAGTTGGCTGATGCCTATGCAACTATTAAGTCTCTTGAAGTTGCATTATCAGAGTCAGAAAAGAATATTTCTATGCTTGGTGATGCAAGGGAAGATGCACAAGTTGGAAAGGTTTCTGTCGAACAAGAATTAGAGAAGGCAAAACAGGAAGCTGAATCTCAAGCTAGCAAGTTAGCAGACGCTTGTGCAACTATAAAATCTCTGAAAGATGCCTTAGAGCAGGCAGAGAATAAAGTTTCTGTACTTTCCGATGAAAAGGAGGAAGCACAATCCAAAAGCAAACAGGAGATAACAGCACTAAGTGCAAAGTTAGCTGCATGTATGGAAGAGTTGGCTGCAAGTAATGTAAGAATAGAAAACCAGTCTTCTGAGCTGGTTTGCCACCTTAATCATCTTCAAATTCTTATGAAAGACAAAGGCTTGCTGTCCTTATTGAATGAAAGCTTCAAAAGAAAATACGAGGGCATGAGAAATATGAATCTTCTACTCCAAAGTATTCGAGAACAGTTCGCAACAAAGGGTTCATCTTGGCCACAATTTCATCCAGGCACAGAG AAAGATCCTCATGCAACAAAGTACTTTCCACTACCACAATTCGAAGATCAAAATGGTACAGTCGTTAACAATGAGACAAGTACAGCAGATCTTGTCAACAGCATCCCGTCCTATTTGCCAAAGATTGTAGAAGGGTTCAATGCACAATATAAACTTCTTGGTGAAAAAATTGAAGGGTTCTCTAGTTCATTGGATGAGCAAATTGCATATCTGTTACCAGTGTTACAGACAACAAAGGATGATATCATCCATATGCTTGAGCTCATGGAGTCCTTGAAGCTAAACGTGAACGACTTGGAAGCTTGCAACCAGGCACAAGAAAATCAAATATCTACACTGAAGAATAGTACAAGTATCCTACTTTCTGCATGTGTTGATGCAACCCAAGAACTGCATAATGAAGTCAATAACAATGCATTGGATCCAAAGTCCATGCCGGATCCGGAAAGCTTGAATTACAGTTTGTACTCAAGATCAAGAGAGGCTGATAATGATGCAATGGAAGAGCATTGTGATAGGTTTGGTGCCAGTAAATGTGTTAAGGCAGCAGATGATTTGTTGCTGGCTCTTGGAAGAGTTCGGGCTCAATCCAAACAGCTTGAGAATGCGAAGAGCATATGGTTAACAACTGTTGAGGATCTGCAAAATAAATTAAAAGAGTCCACGATAACTGCCGAAAATGCCATAAAAGATAGGGATTTAAACCTCAATAAAGTTTCTAAGTTGGATGGTGATCTAGAGGCATTGAATAACTATTGCAATGAGTGGAAGCTTAAGGTAGAGGATTGTCAAGCCAAAGAGGAAAAGTTGAGAGAAAAAGAATCAGAGCTCTCATCGTTGCACTCTTCTTTAGCCAAGAAAGAAGAAG CTGCAGAAAAGGGTTTGTGGTCAGCAGATCAAGTGGAAACCCTTTTTGACAAAGTAAATAAGATGGAAATCATTTCCGAAGAGTCAGAAGCAGATAGCCCAGACCGGTATTTCGCAGGACCTGTACATAAGCTCTTTTACATTATTGATAGTTATGCAGAGTTGCAACATACGATGAAATCACTGACTCATGACAAGGGGGAGCTGCAGTCAACTCTTGCAGCCCAAGTTCGTGAAATTGAACAACTGAGGAAGGAAGCTGAAACTCTTATTATTAATAATCAGGATTTAGAAAGGAAACGGTGGGACTTAGATGAGCTGACAATGGGACTGGACAAAATTATTGAGAAGTTGGGAGGAAATGATTCAGTTGAAGATACGAAATCTGTTGGTGTGAAGGGACTCTTACCAGTGTTGGAAAAGCTGGTTATAGCCTTAATCCTGGAATGTGAAAATTCCAAGTCAAAATCTCAGGAATTGGGCACAAAATTGCATGAGAAGCAAACTGCGCTGGATGCATTGTCAGCTAGAGTTAAATTGCT